AATCTCCGCAACTTAAATGTACTGATTTGGAGTGTCAATCTAGGTGGGAAATACTGTTTTTGTAGTTTGATATTTCCCGATAGATGCTATAGAACTATACACCATGAGCATATGAAGAACCACCTACTGTACACTATGACAAATTGAGACAAAAGCTGAAAAAAGGTGCAGTCACGGTTATGATAGCCTCAGGGACAATTTGTAATGTAAATTTGTATAGAAATGTATAATGTAAATTTCAATGATGAAACAACAATTTGCTTTTAAGTTAATGGTCTTTctttgagttatatatatatatatatatatatatatatatatatatatatatatatatatatatatatatatatatatttgtgcaaAACAACCAGTTAGAGACTGTTTGGaaacagtaacaatatgttattatctcatatatttGCCCCCAAAAAAGTTGGGTAAATTTATGCAATACTGTTTAATGTGTCCAATGAATTTAACTAATTTTTGGGTTAGATACATGAGAAAGTAACATACTGTTGTTGTTTCCAAATGGCCCCTTAGAGGTTGTTTGGAACCAACGATACTTTGTATCTTATGAATCTATTCAAAAGATTATAGCAGGTTCATGAGAATTAATACTATTGTTCTATGAACCAGTTCCAATCTTGGGAGTAGATGTATGAGACACTTAGAAAATGTCTTTGCTACCAAACTACAACTTCTGATTCAAACTTGTGACCACCAATCATGGTGGATGTCGTCGCTACCACTATACTCTATTTGTGATCAGCTGTTGTCTAATCAATGAACCCATTCTAGGTGCTTTATGATATATCCTTTCCTAAGGTTTGAATACTAGTGCATTCGCAAAATATATCATAATGGATTCACTATGTAATAAAAAGCAACAAAGTCACTAGTGACCATACTTTGTAACATGATAGTGTGTCATAGAgacatttttattaacaaaataacATGGCACAGGAGGAACGAATATGCATCACCACAGGTAAAGaaaaggagggagggaggaggggaGTTAGCGTCTATGTGTGTATGACAAATGTTTTTAGTAACACAAATTACATGTTACAAATGATTTTAGTAACCAACAAAATATAACAGACACAGATTTTCAAGGACTATGCATCAAATGTGATTCTTCTTAAATCATTATTATACTTATCATAGTACTAAGTGAGCGAGAGGTTTATTCCTGCAGACAGGGATGTTCATGGACTATTGTATCAAATGTGGTACTTTTTAAATCATTATTATAGTTGCCATAATttcaggtgagcaagaggttCATTGCTTAGAATGAGGCCGAAGGTGCCCCAATTTCCCTTACTTCTAGAATCCTAAGCTGTGTTGCCGTCAGGAATGATAGCAGTAGACCCTTCAACTTAAATGTTAGACCGCACCACCTTAACATGCAAGAGCATAACACCGAAGATAATTAAACTATAGACCAGCTTTCCCACACGCCTTTAGCCCAACATCCTAACATCCATGATATGAAAGccgtattttttttgtttcacgcattaaaaaataaactctTAATAAAATAATGCCCAAAGCAACAAAGTAGTTTGAGCCCTGGTACGTAACGTAACTAGCTAAACAGCCCATGTGAAGAGAATGTACCATCTAACAGAGACATCATGATGCGGCCCAATCACACAAAATGCCCCTTTTACCGTAGTTACATGACCTGGACGTGCCAGTTGACATCGTCCATATGTAACGTGCAGCTTTGGCCAAATATAACAAGTGTTTTGGTCCCAAGCAATTGCAGGGACTAGTTGATAGTAAACAAAGAAGGACCTTTGTATAGAAAAAGTGCTGTCAAACAGATTAACAGATCAAAGTAATGGGGTTAGCTTGTCTTGGGCATCTCTTTGCTAATAATGACACTGTAGCATTGAATATTGAACTTTGAGACATTCTGTGAAAAGGCACATGTCTTAAAACTCTGTTTTGATTGCTTAACCAGGTTATGGAGTTTAAGGTAAACGGAAGGGAACCCACTGTTTGAGTGAGAGGCTGTAGCCCTCCTCCTTAAGGCTGGGCATCAGGCCAGGCCACCGGCAAGTACCCGGTACCCAGCCTTACTGGGGCCCAAGCCCGGTCCTATTGGGTTCGATAAATCCAGGTGGACTcgacatttttttatatttattttatcaatttatatatataaatataatattttattatgattgattatatttatatattattatatattaaaaaaataatttaatcgGGCCGGGCTTTGGCTGGGCTCAGGCTCGGGTTTGAATGGTCAGGCCGGGTAGGGGCTTGAGTTTCGGGTGTCGGGCCTTCTCGGGCTCAGCACCTtatcgggccgggtcgggccagcccgatgcccaggcttactccCCCTTCCTCTCTGCCCTCAAGGTCAAAAACTGCTTTAAACTACCgatgatttaattttttttgtcgttATATGTAAGACCCAACTAAGAGAAACCAGTTTTATCAAAGAAACCTACAAGTTTTATGGAAAAGCTATAAGATTAGAGTCGGTGGGGTTGTTCTTTTATTGTCCCAACCTTTTTGAGGGAGGCTTTTCATAACtttcctccctcccttcctttcaCTTCTCCACCATAATACTTGTACCTTTTCattttgatatgttttttcaagtttgtattTTAGAACATACGCTTGTTAAATGCTAGATTTTCACCAACTTGATCATTTACAAACCTACATTAAAAGTAGAAAACCAAGTTCTGTTCTTGTTATCCAAATGAAACCTAAAGGTTTATCAAAAAGGGGTTGGTCCAACGGAATTGAATAGGACTGGCCGGGCCCACCGACACGCAAGTTGAAGAGTGCCAAGGACGGTACTTAGAGACATTGACACAGACCTTGTACCTTACGAGATGAGTTGATGGGTGGGGGCTTTGACCTTTTTTAAGGCAGTGGGTCAAACCCTACTCACCTAAAACCctaaaagtttttttgttttttatttgggtATTTGACCATGTCTATGAGACTTCAAGGAAGTTTCACTCTTAGGCCACTTCTACAGTTTTTTAAAAGGCAAATAATCATTATTGAgaaaatttcacaatttttatgTCAGAAAATTTTATCCACAATGTTTAAGAGAATTCATTTGAAAGTACTACTAGCTTTTCTAGGTGAACCATTGGAAGCTACTACTAGCTTTTTTAGGTGATCATGGCGTAAATGAGAAGCTCCCCATACGTTTAGGGTACAGAACTGCTATGAGTCCTCAACAAATTTACAATCACTCCCTTCTATTAAAAAGTAGCATCTGCTATTGTTTCCAATTCGCATGAGCAGTTCTTATGAAAATCGAAATAAAGACCGGGTTCTCACCGACTTGTCAGCCTGAAGACAAAGATTATAGTTGTTGAACTTCGAGATGGAAAAAAAACTTTGGTCTGAAATGTTATTAAGTGCACTCGACTATTTTATTGCACCGTATCCTTTCTCCGTGTTTTAGTGGCTGAGCAACATGCATGACAAGGGCGGGAAGTGTATATTATTTTGTCACCAGCTGTTCGAGTGACACAAGTGATGGTTGGGAAGCGCGCTTCCTCTATCCAAACGAGAAgtactgctctctctctctcttatcttggTTTATCAACAATTTTTAAATTACCTCCACGAAAATGGAATCTTTCTTGGGCATACTTTCATAAAACTTTTTGGTGAAAGTTCAATTATTTATTTCCTTGTCAGAGCTATTCTGTGATCGGCCTGCCTGCAAAAGCTATTCGAATAATCGGTCGGTGCAACTTGGGGTCGGTCCCAACACAATAGAAGACCTGCCAAACTTTAATTAGTTTGCAGAATTTTCTAATCTGCAAGACACTGAACACTGTAACTTTCTAAACGATTGCAGTTTACCAATTTCCGGTGAGTGAAAGCggtcgaaaaaatggtcaaaacCCTCCCCGGACTCAGAATCCGTCAACTAAATACATCGATAACAAACTAAAAACTCAAAATGATCCGCTAGTTCTGATTCAAGTAGAGAAGGCAAAAAGACATATTATTCATTGTTACGAAGAATCAACGGGAAAAAGTTTCCAAGGTTGCAGCAGTAACTGCACTACTGCAGTTTCTCTGTATTATTTGTCGTAAATCTTGCCTTAGCCCCTTTCATTGTGCTGGCGAAACATTCAAGATTCCTGGTGGAAACACCGGAACCATCCATCACAGCCTTTCTTACCTTGTCCTTCAACTCTGTAACTCTCTTCCTTATCCCGTCGTTCTTGATCAAATCCTCAATTTTCTCCTTGATCTCTTCCTTTCTAACAATTCCAAGCGAATCCTCTGCCAATGCCAACCCCACTTTCCACAGCTCAACTATGTAGGTCTGGTTCTGGAACTGGTCAAAGAAGTAAGGCCAGCACAACATGGGGACGCCATTACTCAGACCTTCTAGAGCTGAGTTCCAGCCACAGTGAGTCAGAAAACAAGCCACAGATGGATGGGAGAGAACTTCCTTTTGTGGTGTCCAGTTCACCACACGGCCTTGCTTCGACACACGGTCCAAGAACCCATCTGGGTAGATGGCCGGAGAAAACTCCATGAGATCTGGTCTGCAGACCCAGAGGAATGGTCTGCCGGTGAGCTCCAGCCCTAGTGCTAGCTCACTGATCTGTTGCTGCCTGAGCACTGTCATGCTTCCAAATGAGACGTAGATGACAGAGCAGTTGGGTTGCTGATCTAGCCAGTCAATGCAGCTCAAGTCCTCAGCCCAAAAGGATGATGGTTGGGGAAGAGTACTCCTGTTGGCTGAGAGAAGGGGTCCTATTGGAACTGCACCATTTAGGTGTCTGAAAACGGGCAACTCAAGTTCTGAAAATGAGTTGCAGAGTATGTGATCTACATGCTTCACAGCTTCAAAATTGTTGCAGAGATACTTGAAACAGATCACCTGCCATTTGACATCTTTATAGTTCACCCAACAAGGGTGTTTTGGCCTGATGGGGTGGACATCCTCCAATATATCGGCTGCCTTGTCATAATTCTGTACAGAACCTGCCACCACATCAGGCAAAAATTTCTTCTGAATTCTCAACGCTGGAAAAAAGGATTTTGAATGAAATGGTTCAACAAGATAAAACAGGAAGAAAATGAATCGgaagtttttattttaatttatttggaTACTTATAATTGTGCTAGCAGTAAAGAAGAATGTGGAAAGAGATGGCCAAACTTTACTTTTGTTGCATGAACACGAGAAAAAGCAAAATTGTTGAGAGAAGAGAACTGCTATCTGACAATCTTATTTCATGATGTTTATCTATAGATATCAGCGTTCCGTTAATAGCAGCTGTAAGTGCGAGAAAGTAGAGAGGATGTGCAAGTGCTTCAAAATTAGAGGTTGCATTTGTAAACTGTTCGACTATATATCTCTACCAAGTTCGTCATATAGCAGTTTATTACCTAAACAAATTCCGGAAAACGCCTTAAAGGACTGGACTTTGAAAGAAGGACAGACTTCTGCGTCTTAACAGGAAGAGCTGTTACTGAAACAAAGTGTATGCTATGTAACCTATCTTTTACCAGCTTTTACACAAGATCATTAACATTATTAGAGAGTGACTTCTATATCACAACAAACGAACGTTAATAAAACAAATCAGTAAGTTTTAAGATTGAATCAAacttatatcaaaaaattccTTTAGCTGGCAGCTACTAATGCTATACGAACATTAAACTAAGTCACGCAGATTATTCAAAACAGTTGCTGCACCCCACAATTTACTCTCTTGGATTGTATCATGAATGGGACATTTGGTTGGTAACTATTCGttgttaattttgttcttgGTAGATAATTTTTGTGTCTCGGATATATACGTAGacaactttttctctctttcactgATCTCTCGTCAGCTTTCCCCCTTTTAGGAGGGCACAAAGAAGATCTCGAGACGATTGAAAAGTGGTTACCGCTTATGAAGATTGAAACTAGACGGAGAAGAAAGAAATCCAAAACTTGGAGCACACACTTGGATCACTTACCGTTGTGATTTATGAATCCACTGTCGAGTAGCTTGCCAATGTTGAGGAGGATAGCTAACTGCCAGGTCGATGCTGGGAAGAATGCAGCTCTGGGAATTTTCAGCTTCTCCGCAACATTGAGCAGAAAACCAATAAATCCATCAACGATGACATATGTAATCTTGTTCTCCTCCCTCTCGTTGATCTTCACTATGAGCTCCTCTAAGAAACTGGGCATTGACCGCTTTATGACGACAAAAAACCGGCTGCGATCTCTGCGTTCCTCATCGTTGGCCGCACCGTCGGGGATGGTCACCAACCGGATTCCTCCATTATACTCGCCGAAGCAGTTCTCCGGCAGTGCTGCCATGACATGGGCATGACTGAACTCGGTGTGGACAAACGTAACAAGAATCCCAAGCTTCGCTAGGCGGTGAGAGAGCTCCATGAGAGGGTCAACATGCCCTTGTGCAGGATAAGGAACTACTAAAGCATGTGGAACGACCATACTGATGGTAGATACaatctctctctacctctctgtCCCCTTCACATACAAAAATACTGTGAATGGTGTTTAAATAAAGCTTCATGATCTTGTCGGGATTCAAAATTTTACGGTTTACAGACATGGCTGGTGAAACCAGGCGGCAAGATCTCGGGTTCCCATCAATGGTCTTCATTTCTGAAAGAGTTACTGCGCGCCACTGAACTTAAGGCTTTTTCGATAAAAGGCATTCGAAGCAAGCAGGAGAAATCGATGTCCTTTACAAAGGTCTAATTGTACATCAGATTCTAAAAATATCCAGACCAGTAAAGAAAAAGTTAGAAAGCTATGTTTCATATCAAGGGAAGAAACTGATGCCTAGAGGCCGCCTGTGTAGCCTTTCAAAAGTTACATCTGACGCCTTTTCTCCTCACAtgaaggtaattttttttttcactttttaccatttatttattttatggtCAGACTGGTGGGGTCAGTGAAAGTTTGTGATCATTTTGATTCTTatgatactatttttttttatgcatcaCACTTTAATCGATTCATAAGTGTATTATTCTTAAGGGCGAGAGGTTTCAGCCTCTTTGAggtatttttccattttttttttcaatcaattAAGACCAAAAGACATTGGGGGTGCGAACATTTTACCTATTGAAGACACAGAGGCAATATTCGAAGAAGAAAAGTGCTACTAAAGTAAATAATGTTTCAACTCCATGGATGACACATGTGCACTCGTTAATTTTGAGTGCAAGTTCTGAAAACCTGAGAgactttttctctaaaaaaaaaaaaaatctcaactatatagttaacaaattttcaattggtcaTAGGGTACTAACCGTagtcttaaacctaaaactacTCAAAATCAAAGCACTAATTCAAGCTTTCATAGAATGAGCTCCTTATGCCCGACCTATCTATGCCCCTAGGGtagagttttcaattttttttataaagtaatgtatattttaaatttttaacattttcacaattttttttctttttaaaaaagcttctttgtttttcttaaacaaaggtattttttattattgtgcACTGTGTGTACAATGCATAAGGGTGTATACATAACCAGTTTTAAGCTATGAACAGCCTTCTAAACATACGAAATTCTTGAAAAGGGCCCTTTGAAGACTGACCATTCATAAAATgaagttttaaaaatatttttaaattttaaaatcctGTGAGCTTTAGAAGGTGTAATTGATGTGTAAAATGACTTAGATACCCCCgttctgcaaaaaaaaatgcaagtggGCCGCTTTAACTAAGTTGTACCTGTTCTATCCATCTGGGGTGTCGGTGTGGTATGATGACAATTGACAACTTTATGGATGAAGACTAAGAACTAATTATAGGGTTCTTGGGTGGTTTAAATGGTTATGGTGGGCTTTcttataatgaaaaaagaaaaagaaaaatgtttgcaTTTCTTCTTCCTAGTTGTAGAAGTGAGCATCTCTATAAATGGAATTAATTGAGCTAAAACATGAAGGTAGACCATATCAGCCTGTTCAGAAACTGTCATGGTAGCAAGCACTAAGGCTGTTCATGAGCAAATTTGAGCTGAGTTGAGCCatctcgaactcggctcgagctcaactcgagttcgaTTTCAATAGCTCGAGCTCGCACTcggctcaagctcaactcgagttcgatttcattagctcgagctcgactcggcttgagttcttaaaactcgaactcagcTCAATTcagctcgattaagctcgagcagaagattggcttgagccgagccaagcatttcattaagaaattatttttatacCCATTCGAGTCAGGTTTATCaagcaagttcgagtcgagctcgagttagctcgactcgttgaacagccctagCAAGCACAATCATCAAAATAGGCATCTAGGCAAGACCAGAAATGAGTCTATTGGCGATAGAAGGCTTTTCATCCATGTCAAGTGTTTACGTGATATTCGTGCTTGATGTCTATGTATCACTATGCTTTGTGTTAATTGGAGATAATCTTGTTAAAAGAGACCTAATGAGGGATGATTTGCACAAATAAGTGGGGAAGATGTAATTTATGTTTGCCAGAGCTTATGATCACATTGATTTTACATCTCTCTCCATTTCTTGGACTGATCTTGATACACGCGTTGGCCCTAGAGGGGATCCTACAGTTAGATATCTCAAGCTCATGATTACGTATACTAAGTCATcctaaaatgccaaaaaattaataaaatagtGAAGTAATGTACATAGAAAGTAGTTATtgacataaatgagttaaaactTCT
Above is a window of Nymphaea colorata isolate Beijing-Zhang1983 chromosome 8, ASM883128v2, whole genome shotgun sequence DNA encoding:
- the LOC116258590 gene encoding UDP-glycosyltransferase 83A1-like, yielding MVVPHALVVPYPAQGHVDPLMELSHRLAKLGILVTFVHTEFSHAHVMAALPENCFGEYNGGIRLVTIPDGAANDEERRDRSRFFVVIKRSMPSFLEELIVKINEREENKITYVIVDGFIGFLLNVAEKLKIPRAAFFPASTWQLAILLNIGKLLDSGFINHNGSVQNYDKAADILEDVHPIRPKHPCWVNYKDVKWQVICFKYLCNNFEAVKHVDHILCNSFSELELPVFRHLNGAVPIGPLLSANRSTLPQPSSFWAEDLSCIDWLDQQPNCSVIYVSFGSMTVLRQQQISELALGLELTGRPFLWVCRPDLMEFSPAIYPDGFLDRVSKQGRVVNWTPQKEVLSHPSVACFLTHCGWNSALEGLSNGVPMLCWPYFFDQFQNQTYIVELWKVGLALAEDSLGIVRKEEIKEKIEDLIKNDGIRKRVTELKDKVRKAVMDGSGVSTRNLECFASTMKGAKARFTTNNTEKLQ